The Thunnus maccoyii chromosome 24, fThuMac1.1, whole genome shotgun sequence DNA window ttaaaagctgatgatacgTCAGTGTTGAGTTCACTGCTtgattctgatgaaaactagtagacaaaacatcagttaatgcaggtttaaagaggaagttaaaccactggaggtcagcaaaaacaagatttccaGCTACTGTTAATCTGTAGAAAACAGCGTAAATATTCAGAAACCTTATTACCAAAGCTCACTCGAACATCACTGATTGATTTGAGGCTTTGTTTGTGCTAAAAGGTTCACATCTGCTTCAATCAATGTACAATGAATTTACTTTCTAACAAGACAAGCGTCTACCACCATGCTAACGGCTCTGTGAGGCGAGGAATAGCAAAGTTTTCACtctttcagtgaaatatctcaacatctacttgatggattggcGCCAAATTTGGTCCAAACATTAATGGTTTCCAGATGATGAATTCTACatactttggtgatcctctgacttttcctctagcaccaccatgaggttgtggtttttgttttttatgaaatatctcgacaactGTTGGATGGCCTTCTGCAGTTCAGCCATTCAttttcccctcaggatgaattgtaataactttgatctgttttctgtttgaccAGAATTAATGACAtacccatcagcctcagctgtactttatgtttagtgctaactagcacatgttagcatgctgatgtaaTAAACTAATGGTAAAAactatacctgctaaacatcaactATATGATGGCTTAACTGTCTGCAGCTGAAAGAAACGGATGGAAAATCAACCAAAACATGTGCCTctgaaaagttttatttaattcatatagtgcaataattttatataacataacagtgaaaatgaacgaaatcataatttaatttgtgtttcatttacatCATAATTCATGTTGATGTGAACATGAACTGAAGTGAAAGTGCATCACCAATCACTGTACGACATACAGAGTGTAAACGATGATTAGTTTTACAGATTTAATGATCTGATCATTCACATTAGCTGGACTAGGCTGAAATATCGAGCACCGGAAGTAAATCTACGATTCACGTAACATGTATTTACAGTGTAAGATTGACTGGCTGTGaagaaatcatgttttattcccTGAGGTCTTTATGGAAAGAAATATTTTGCTCattagtgtgtttttgttacacattattaaaatgttctacatatatataatgaatgtctgtataacaCTAATTTAAAACGTAGGCTGTTTATGTGAGCTAAAATCAGTTAGCTCCCAAGCTAATATTAGCATAATTTCTCCCAGTTCAGTAATGTTTAAGTACTTTATCAGCTGTAGCCTCATTTTGATTTactgttcttctgttttagCTTAATTCTCGTTTTCGATCATTAGCAAACTGTGTCAATGGTGAAACTTTAAGGGAACGGAGAATCAGAGgctaaaagagaagaagataTCAGGTTAGCTTTGTCGTACTTTCCAGTTTTTATAGATACGGCGTGGTcgatgataaaaaaaatccttttcttGAATAAACTGTGTTAACTTAATCAGCAACCGTGCTACTTGGCTAGCTTGTTAACTGGTGGTAAGATAACTGATATCAAGCCAGCTAGCTTGGCGAGCTACTGTCTAATCTAATGAAttgtgctgtataaataaaattgcctTGTCTTGTCTGTTGGGGCTGGTTGTTCCGGTTTGTTCCCGGCTAGCTAGCATGTTAATTGTTAGCTCAGGAACCTGACAAGTGGTCACTAAATAAAAGGTTTCCAGCTCCACCTTTGCGAGGATGCGTGATAAGTTTCGCTGTATGGTGTGGCTGAGCACTGAATGTCTTCACAGGTCTAAAGCTGGACGGACTCATGGAAAACGGGGGAAATGAAAGACAGTTGCGTTCTCGCAGGATAATTTATCTCTGCTTGCCACAACATGAGGGAATCAGACTGACCTGCTGATCTACATCAGACttcagatttgttttctttttatctgtgtGCATATATTAGCTATACGAACAATAATCATTCATTTGCTTATGTGActcctttttttccaaaattaaGGGGGTTGGGGGTTGTTGCAAAGACATTAAATCTGCTGTTTCGTacacttttcaaaatgtataaatacataaatgtgtatgtatagatttctttatattttaattgCAAACATTCATTACTTGTACGGTGCTTTGGCAATACTGTATTTCGTTATGGTCATGCcaataaatttgaatttgaatttgaaaactAACCAATAACACGACAGGACCCTACCCAAAAAGGGCAACTGCCTTCAGTATCTGTGAGGACCCCAGAGTcattgtgtgtctgttggtttgtggtaatttgattaactgCAGATTAGTCTGAGAATATGCACCACAGTGATCAGGGCCAGGTCCTGTATCATTACCTGTGCATGGTGCATATCTTGAATCAATTTCTTTACAACTTAAGTATCACAAACATTAATCCAACAATGCTTTTAGTCTGTGAAGACCTGTACCAGACTCTTGGCCTCAGTTTCACCTTTTATTCCTCTACGACTGAGTTCAGTAGAGTTCAGTTGAGGTAGCGCATCATCGACTGTGACCGAAGGTCCTGATCCGACAGGGAGCAACGATCCGTTAGTGACGAGGTTCTCTGAAATGTTCTTGTAGAAAATGGCTCAGtgtgttttcatagttttgtagttttacaGATTCTCCAGTGGTCGTCGGTGGTAGTTTCTACTATCGTTGGTCGAGCGCCTTAAACCTGCACAGACCAGGGTGTGAAGGTGCCGGGCGCTGCAGGAGGACACtgcaacagaaaatattaaGTATGATTAAGAGCACAGAAACTGACGCAGTATTCCCAACACgtttatatgttttaaagtAACTTAAGTTCTGAAATAAGTTGTATCTGCAGCAGGGCAGCTGGCTGTAAATCCTCTAAATCCGTAAATTCATACATTGCAAATAACTTTTTACTTGATCTAGGGCCGACATAATCACATCAGGTTATCATATCAGTTTTACAAAATTCTGTTGTCCGAATGAATGATGCTAAGTTTACTGTCATTCCAAGATAACAGaacacaattttaaaatagTTCTGGTGTTGTGGTCACTGACGGCTGTTTCCTACCAAAGCTACACCAAAGAGACAAGATCAGAAGATGGTTTAGTTTTGTCAGTTGTACGTTCTTGTCCATGCCCGATCCTTTCCTCAAAGAATTATTTCCACTACAGAAACAACTTGTACCAAAACTTTGTCACAAGACACCAAATGCACCGAAGtttctgtttaaaataaaacttttgcTATATTTTTCAGGGCTGTATGGGACGAAGATAACTGTGTCTGACTGACTTTTGATCTACTGAAAGGTAAAAAATGTCTGACTGAGGTGTTAATGTCATCAATAAATACTCTGATTATTGATGGTAAAATCATCAGATTAAATGAGCTCAGTTTTGTAGACTGTACTTGTTCGTGCCCGTCCTTTTCTCGAACAATTACTGCCACTACAGCAGCAACTTATATCACAACATTCAATGTATTAAAAATTCGTTTTTCTGACCACTGCATTCACTAACCTTTAAGCTGTTAACGTCCACAATAGTTAACAATACTCCAAACACTGACGAGGAGATGATCTGAACAAAATATGGTTTAGTTTTGCGCATTTCTTGTTCGTTCTCTGTGCTTTCTGAAAGCAGTGTGATAAACTCGAGCTGTTCCAAGAACAATCGTCACTGATATTTGAACATGTTTTCGTACCAGTTTGGTGAATCGGTCGCTGCAGGCGTTGCGGATCCTCTCGGCGGAGGCGGGGCTATCCAGCCTGAACGGCCCGCTGATTCCTGACTCTGCCCGGGCGGCACTGATGGCGTCTTTGATGGCGAAGAAAACCGACGATGCCAGAAATAGAGGAGGCTCTCCAACAGcctgatgggaaaaaaaatcaaataagcTGTTTTATCTGCTTTCCTATTAATTTTCTCAGCAGAAATCTGAACAGTGACGTTTAAAATGTTCTCAGTGTTGGTGATGTTACCTTGGAGGCAAAGATTGCCTTATCGTGAGGTGCGTCGCGGAGCAGCGAGACGGTTAGCTTGGTGGGAATGTCACCGAAGGCTGGGATCTTATAAGCACCGGGACCCCGAGTGAGGAGGACTCCTTTGGGGGAGTAATGAAGCTCCTCCAGGGTGAAGAGACCCAGACCCTGCATGAACGCCCCTTCCACCTGCAGAGACCACAGAAGACACTTTGACCTGAAGGCGGTGCTCGAGTCTTGAATGATGACctttaataattaatgatttttgACTGACTCATTGATCGACTTCTTCACTGATTGATTGACTCACCTGTCCGATGTCTATAGCCGGGTTGAGGCTGTGACCGACGTCCATCACTACGGTGGTGCTCAGGTTCTATAACACAAATATGTCACAAAAACATCTGTATTCgtatctttgttttgtttttttgttgaactAGTGACAGAAAATGTGCCCCAATAACTCACTGGGCCTTATTGCTTaatttcaaaaatgtgaaaataaacaaaatgcagGTTGTTCATGTAATGTGATGAACCCCAGATGAAAATAATGTTGGTAAGGAGActttatgacaaaaaaagagaaagctaTTGAAAATTTGGTCATATTGCATGCACTTTTAAGTCAGCCCTTAActttatctcaatatttttacccacattatcaattaatttctAGCTTTATCTGCATTGCACAACAACTCTGGAGAAAACTGATGATCTTATTAAAAAGTTATTGAGGATCAACAGTGCAGAATTTCTGATTTTAAAACCATCAATACCTTTATGTTTTCGCTtatatttctttctgttttggcAAATCTGCACAACAAACAGTCATGCTGCTTAATGCACTGAAACACTGATCAGTCTTGGGTTAGTTATGATACTGaataaagtgttaaaaaagAATATGATTTTAGGCAGTTTATGGACGACCATCCTTGATGTTTATTGGAGATATCACAATTACTGGAGAGATTGAGTAGCGCTGATCCAGCTGTATGTGTAAAATATCTGTGTGTTCAGTTACGACTGAGATTTTTGTGATTACTGACGTAAATTGCATAACAGTGTTGAGAGACTGGTACATGGAGATTCCGGATTTCAGTGGAACCTGTTACATACAACatggtatcatcagcataaaagtgtataattaatatattttcatatgatTTGTGTGTAGGGTAAACAACAGGGCCCTAGTATTGATCCCTGTGGGAAACCTTTAGGGGCAACAACAGTTTGAAAGAGTAATTTATTTACCATTTTCTGTTATGATTACCTCTCTAGATAAATGATTCTTCATaaagtaaacacagacagtTTAGCAGAAGTACCGACCTTGTGAGCTCCGGTCAGACAGTCGATCTCCACCTCTGAACAGGCCACTCCGTAGCTGTAGTAGTTGAACGCTCGGCCAGAGTTTGAGTCAAAGTCATAACCGAGATCTGGAGTCCTAACAGGACACAGGAACGGTGAAACTCTGTCCTGGACTTTATTTATCAAAACATTTACTGATGTAGTGACTTATTCAGTGAACTCACTTGTAAAAGCCATTTGCACTTAGGTTGACTCTGTCGAAGTACGCTGCTTTCAcctgaaacacagaaatattctcagttaaatgatttaaagcaaggaaaataataaatacataaaatctcAGGAGATCCTCAACATTTTGACGATGTAAATCAAAATCACAGCTTAGTGTGTCATTGTTTGCGTCTCAAAATTGACCTGCTAAGTCATAATTACAAAATATGAAGTCACACCTGTGAGATAGTGAGTCAcaagtacatttattttaactgtattttcatgtttttaccaTAATTTAGGAAAACAAAGTCAGAACTCGGTCGATCTAATGAGATACTAAGACCGAATTAAAAGATTTTAGCTTCCAGTTTAATGCACACTGTAAAGAAACAGAGCTAATGAGCTTTTATGCCAGCTGCTGAAGCTACTGACATCACAAACCTCGTCACAGTTTAACAGAATTTTATCTGTAAATCATCACTTCACCACTGAGATCCATCAACTTCCAGACAAACTAATATTTACCTCCAGGTGCTGACAGAAATCTGAGGAAAAACACTCAATTTATCATCTTAATGTACCTCTTTAAGTGACTTATTACCTTTAACAATTACATTTCAGTGTgcttatttttatgtatttttaaggAATATAATCAATGGATTTTTAGAATGATCACAACTGCTAATACGAATTAATGTACTGCAGATATTTCTCACCCAGTCTTCCCATGATCCTTTGGGGTTCTTATTCCTGTATGGCTCCAGGCGTTCTGCGAGGATCTGGCAGGCGTTCTGCACGGCGGCTCCATTGAGGTCGGAGGAGGCGGAGGCGGCGGTGGGGCTGGTGTTGGGGACCGTATTGGTGCTCGTCTCTGTGATGTAGATCTTTGAACTGGAGACACCCAGAACTCTGCTGGCGacctggaaacacaaacagagacagttTGTTAACACTTTTGTAGAAAAGTTATAGTTTTAAAGGTTCATGTAAAAGTTTGATCCAGTCAAATGTGATCTGTGATTTTACTCAGTTGAGTTTCATAATTTAAATCCCCAAAATTCATCAATCAGCAGCCACAACAGCTGATACTTCAGCTGAGTGCTCAGTTATCTGAAGCTGCCGTTCCTCTAAAGGCCTTTAGATGGCGCCATTTAtactgaaataaactgaaaccaaCATCAGCATGACAGGTTGAAAGTGATTGTTGGATGGTTGGATGagatagaaaatgttttttttagaatatttaTATGAGATTTGGAGTGAAGgagtttaaatgtgatttttaaaccCTTTTGAATCCCAGTTTAATAAATGATGACAATAAATCTTCTGTTTTATACACTTTTCGCCATATTTTCCCTGTTCTGCAAAaatatctttggaaactttggcTTCTACACTagaaaaaatcaaaattaagtTTGAGCAATATTTAGCCAGACAGCATGAGCATGAACTGAGTTGTTTTGGTTGCCATGGCCTTTATGTggtttaattaaaataagtttatttatttgtcaggcAGCTGCAGTAATGCTCCTTgaacattttttacacatttttttccccccaattcCCCAAAAGTACTTTGGAAACTTTGTGTTCTCCACCATAATTTAACTTTAAGAGTAATTTTAAACTAAACAACATGAGCCCCTGATTGATCCAGCAGAGTTGAAGTACCTGGACCATCTTGGTGTGGAGTCCCTGTCCCATCTCAGTCCCACCGTGAGTCAACAACACCGAGCCGTCAGTGTAGATGTGGACCAGAGCTccagcctgcagacacacacagacaagagtTCACAAAAACAATCTACACTATATTATATTTGCTTTAACGAGATTCAATTGTCTTTagtttcattggtttgttacATTGAAATCATGTCACCAGAATAATTAGGATTTATTGTTTGGCATTCATTAATATATCCACAGCAAATTTTATGTATCTGGTCATTAGTTGTTGAGATAATAGGCAAAAAGTTAAAACCACTTCACAGAAAACCCTTTAAAGTGAATAGCAAAGGAGCAGCACAGACTAcataacagacaaaacaattctgcagaattttgttttaataatttagtTCAGAAATTCTTTCTGGGTGAGTTTGTTTGGAAGCTGCTGATTATCAACTAAACTCATTAAACTTCCAACAGCTTGTTGGTGAGTGTTGGTGGATCAGACCTGGTTGAGGAAGACAGCAGTGAAGCTAATGCCGAACTTGGTGGGGATGATGGCGAGGCCTCGTTTGGTCCACCGGTTCTTTCTGACggcagaaaacacagagagttAATCTCAACCAGCAGGACTTCACTCGTAAGATAAAGACGGCCTAAAGAGCTCTGCAACTGCTCAGAAACTTCAGAGCTCAACATGGCCTCAGAAACTGTGGTTGGACTGTTTCTATCTGTTGCAGAAAGTGATGGAAACTTTGGCCTGTCCTTTTTTACCTGCATTAGAGCTCTACGGCAGCTCTGAAATGTTCGTCAGACTATTGCAGCGCTCAACAGTAGTCATACAATTCAGTCTGACCATTTTTAGCTGTTATAAATCTTGATGGCAACTCTGAAGTATTAGACTTTTCCTACCTGTCGTAGAGCCCAAAGGAGCTCAAAAACTTTGGTCAGACCATTTCTACATGTCATGTAACTCTACAAGGTCTCAGACACTTCTGTTTATACCTGTCATAGAGCTTGACAGGGTCTCAAAATCTTTAGTGTGACTGTTTTTACTATAAAGGTTGTAATGTTATAGTATTTTTACCATTACCATTTTTACCTATTGCAGAAGCCCACACAGTCTTGACCAATTTTACTTTTCATAGAGCTAAAAAGAGCCTCTGAACATTTCTACCTGTTCCTGACTTTGACTGGGGCTAAGCAACTTTGGTTTGGACATTGTTACGTGTTGTAGAGCAAGATGGTGGCTCAGAAACTTCAGTCAGACTGTCTTTATCTTATGTAGTACTAAAGACAGTTTTTACCTGTCATACATCTCGACAGGTTCTCAGGTATGTTTTCCCGGCTGTTGCTACCTGTCATAGTGCTCTTTGGGTCTCAGATATGTCTACCTGGCCGTTGTTACCTGTTGTAGAGCTCGATGGCAGCTCGGCGCTGCTCGTATTCGGAGCGTGCCAGGCACTCGTCCCAGCAGCGGTCCAGAGTGAACTGGTCCAGGACCTGGTTGTAGGGTGTTGAATCGCCCTCCATGTACAGGTTCAGCCGACGCACCTCCTCAGCCGGCCGGCCCAGACTCTGAGCCACATCTGTCATCCAGCTCTCAGCGATCATCATGCCCTGCGGCCCTCCGAAGCCCCTGAAGGCAGTGTTGGACGGCAGGTTGGTGCGGCACAGGAAGCCGTGGCCGCGCACATTCGCCACGTTGTACGAGTTCTCCATGTGGAACAGAGCGCGCTCCATGACCTCGACGAACAAACACAGATTGACATCAGCGTATCGTCGGCAAATACTGTGATGGAGGAACTCTGCAGTTAGCAGCGATActcactgacagagagaggtCCATGGAGTTTCCTGTGTTACTGTAGAAAGACACGTCCAACGCCACGACCTTCCCACTGTTTAGAAAACCCACCTggagcaagagaagaagaagaagaagaagaagaagaagaggaagaagaagaagaagcattGGAGACTCAAAAGTGAAGTTTCGACAAGAAAGATGACGGTGACATGATCCAACAGAGGCAGCAGAAATAAACTGTAGCTGTTTTTTGGATCCTGAAAAgtcaaataaattcaaaacaactttatttatccattTAAGAGCAATTATAAACACCTTGTtactcaaaacaaaaactaaaaaataatctaataaaaACAAGGTTACCCTCTGCAATTACTAATGCTGCAACTGAccattattttctccattaatcgattaactttgatccataaaatgtcagagaatggTGAGAAATATTGATCAGTGTTTCACAAAGTCCAAGacgacatcctcaaatgtcttgttttgtccacaactcaaagatattcagtttactgtcatagagactaaagaaataTTCACGTCTAAGAatctggaaccagagaatttggacattcacttattaaaaaatgactcaacttGATTAAACGATTAATTTAGTAGTTAGCAtctcatcaattaatcattgcagctcttgtaattacacacaaaacacacttgGAAGCTGTCCTCTCCAGCAGGAGGCGTCCtcaaatttttcatttcattgatcAACCAGatattaaaaagaataaaatgatgcaaaatcCATGGTGCACTATATAATAATTACACACAGACTAAAACACAGACTGGTTACAATAGGAAAAGGATCAATAACAGGAAGTCGTCTCACCTTGTATTTCCCGAAGAACGGATGTCGTCCTCCGGTGATCAACATGTCTTCGTCTCTGTCCAACATGCACCTGATTGGCCTCTTCAGCCTGATGAACAGACGcacaaaacattagaaaacttaaaataaaaggGAAGACTAACTGAATTTGATTGACAGACGTACTTGTTTGCCGCCACGGCGACCACAGTAGACAGGATGGTGGTTCGGCTCTCCTTCCCTCCGAAGCCTCCGCCCATCCTCTTCACCCGGACGACCACCCTGTTGGCGGGGACGCCCAGCGCCTTCGCCACCAGAgactgacgcacacacacacacatcagtcaaTAATGCAATTTAAGtcctgttttttattatatgttCTATTAATATACGTAGATGCAGTAAAAGCTACAGTAGAAGCAGCACATAGACAGTAGATGTCAGACATAAAGTAGATGATGCAGTAGATGCATGAACAGATGTAGTAGAATCAATAGTAAAGTAGTAATAGAGGCAGTTGTATATGCAGTAGATGTAGTAGTAGATACAGTAGAATCAGAATAGAATCAGTAGTATTGGAAGTTTTGTTAGCAGTAGAAGACACAGTAGATGCAGTATGTAGTATTTTAAACAGTAGAATCAGAGTAGAATTAGTACATTGTGCAGTACATGCAGTACATTGTGCAGTACATTGtgcagtacacacagtacattttgcagtatatgcagtacatTGTTCAGTATATGCACTATATGCAGTACGCTGtgcagtacacacagtacattgtgcagtacacacagtacattgtgcagtacacacagtacattgCTCAGTGCATGCAGTACATGTAGTACATTGTGCAGTACATGCAGTACATTgtgcagtatatgcagtacatTGTTCAGTACATGCAGTACATGCAgtacactgtacagtatatgcagtacatTGTTCAGTACATGCAGTACATTGTGCAGCATATGCAGTACACTgtgcagtatatgcagtatattgtgcagtatatgcagtacaCTGTGCAGTATATGTAGTACACTGTTCAGTACATGCAGTACATTGTGCAGTACatgcagtatatgcagtacatTGTTCAGTACATGCAGTACattgtacagtacatgcagtacattgtgcagtatatgcagtacattgtgcagtatatgcagtacattgtgcagtatatgcagtacaCTCTCACCTGTGTTTTGGAGGCAGACTGCGTGGACACAAACAGCTCCATCTCTCCGTCTTCTCGAGGAACAGCCAGACTGACGTTTGTCTCCAGGTAGAAATGTTCCTGACCTCCCATGTGCATctcacctgacagacagacaaccaaTGATCAATAATCAGTAATCAATACCTGATCAGCTGGCAGGagaatgtcacacacacacacacacacacagtcctacCCTCCAGGATGTGGTCGGCCTGTTTAAACCCCGTCTCCAGGTCTCCCCTCTGCAaggttctgattggctgatagAAGGACTTGGCGGCGATGGCTTCCTGTCaatcaacaacacaacactctAATGTCTCTATTACTTTATTTAATGTTCCACTTGAATGTTCAGGTGTTCAGGTGAAGCTGGTCTCACCTGGATGGTGACGACAGGCTGCAGCTCTTCGTACTGGATCCTGACGGCCTTGGCGGCTCTCTGAGCCTGAAGCTGAGTGTCAGCCACCACGGCGCCGATGATGTGACCCACACATGTTACCTGCAGGGAGGGAGGTCACGTGATCAACCTGCTCATGAAAACCTGAGTTAACTGATCggtcagacaaacagaaacacacctggtGGTCGGCGAGGACGGTCTCGTCGTACTCGACCGGTCCGGTGGCGTTGCTGCCGGGGATGTCATCAGCAAACACGAAGCAGACGACGCCGGGCATGCTccgtgctgctgctgtgtctatggagctgcaacacacacacacacacctggttACACAGCACAGGTGTGtgttgtacaggtgtgtgtgtgtgtgtgtgtgtgtgtgtgtttgtggagtcTTACAGGATGCGGGCGTGTGCCTTGCTGCTGGTGATGAGCGCCAGGTAGAGCTCGTTCTCGTACAGCGGCACGTCGTCGCAGTAAATGGCCTCGCCCGTCGCCTGCTTCAGAGCCGACAGGTGCATCATGGGACGGCCCACCACGTCGTCCTGACTCCGCCCCTCTGGCACCGCCTGGAGGAGACACAGATTTACACACCTGGAcactaaaactgaaaacattaatCACCTGACGATCACCTGAAAAATCATTGACTTTATTCTAACTGATGAGTTTATCTCTCTGAGTGTTTGTTACCTGGTAGATCTGAACGCTGGTCGGAGTCTCTGGATGATAAATCTCAGTCGCACTCAGACAGTCGGACCCGACCTCGTCCACATTCACAccctgacagagagagagagagagagagattgttaGGTGACCAATAGTGGTTGCTAAGTTACTGGTTGCTAGGTGAACGACAGTGGTTGCTAGGTGACTGGTTGCTGGGTGAGTGACAGTGGTTGCTAGGTGACTGGTTGCTAGGTGACTGACAGTGGTTGCTAGGTGACTGACAGTGGTTGCTAGGTGACTGGTTGCTAGGTGAGTGGTTGCTAGGTGACTAGTTGCTAGGTGACTGACAGTGGTTGCTAGGTGACTGGTTGCTAGGTGACTGACAGTGGTTGCTAGGTGACTGGTTGCTAGGTGACTGGTTGCTAGGTGACTGACAGTGGTTGCTAGGTGACTGGTTGCTAGGTGAGTGGTTGCTAGGTGACTGACAGTGGTTGCTAGGTGGTGGGCAGTGTGGTGAGCTGTTCAGGGGAACGTGGAGGCAGCGTGAGTTCGTATTAACGGtgcaacagagacagaaaaggtTTCTTTCCACCTTTGagggaaataaaatatttgaggaTTGAAAGTAAAAAGTAGAAACAGTCGGCTGACCTGCCCGCTGAGCTTCTGCAGGACTGTCAGGTAGAACT harbors:
- the xdh gene encoding xanthine dehydrogenase/oxidase isoform X1 encodes the protein MREVNGTQTQTQTQTQTQTQPGSDELVFFVNGKKIVEKNADPEMTLLTYLRRKLRLTGTKLGCAEGGCGACTVMLSRYQTHTQQLLHHAVNACLAPLCSLHLVAVTTVEGIGSVARKLHPVQERIAKAHGSQCGFCTPGIVMSMYALLRNNPTPKMADMEEAFQGNLCRCTGYRPILEGYKTLTVEGGCCGGRGRDNGCCRTNGNAPEKPPEEDADEASSLFNTADFAPFDPTQEVIFPPELMSLTRGQRSQSLRFHGDRVAWLQPGSLDEFLRLKWEHPDARVVVGNTEVGIEVKFKNMLYPVILAPTFIPELNAVTHTDDGVVFGAACTLSHMGAVLREAVATLPPHQTEVFLAVLEQLRWFAGQQIRNVAAVGGNIMTASPISDLNPVFMAAGCKLTLMDKDGRRVVEMDDKFFTGYRKTVLRPQEILLSIEIPYSKKSQFVSAFKQSPRREDDISIVTAAMSVTFTPGTNVVEDLRLSYGGMAPTTVLAKKTANKVLGRRWGEELLQEVCSSLAEEMTLSPSVPGGMVTYRRTLTLSLFYKFYLTVLQKLSGQGVNVDEVGSDCLSATEIYHPETPTSVQIYQAVPEGRSQDDVVGRPMMHLSALKQATGEAIYCDDVPLYENELYLALITSSKAHARILSIDTAAARSMPGVVCFVFADDIPGSNATGPVEYDETVLADHQVTCVGHIIGAVVADTQLQAQRAAKAVRIQYEELQPVVTIQEAIAAKSFYQPIRTLQRGDLETGFKQADHILEGEMHMGGQEHFYLETNVSLAVPREDGEMELFVSTQSASKTQSLVAKALGVPANRVVVRVKRMGGGFGGKESRTTILSTVVAVAANKLKRPIRCMLDRDEDMLITGGRHPFFGKYKVGFLNSGKVVALDVSFYSNTGNSMDLSLSVMERALFHMENSYNVANVRGHGFLCRTNLPSNTAFRGFGGPQGMMIAESWMTDVAQSLGRPAEEVRRLNLYMEGDSTPYNQVLDQFTLDRCWDECLARSEYEQRRAAIELYNRKNRWTKRGLAIIPTKFGISFTAVFLNQAGALVHIYTDGSVLLTHGGTEMGQGLHTKMVQVASRVLGVSSSKIYITETSTNTVPNTSPTAASASSDLNGAAVQNACQILAERLEPYRNKNPKGSWEDWVKAAYFDRVNLSANGFYKTPDLGYDFDSNSGRAFNYYSYGVACSEVEIDCLTGAHKNLSTTVVMDVGHSLNPAIDIGQVEGAFMQGLGLFTLEELHYSPKGVLLTRGPGAYKIPAFGDIPTKLTVSLLRDAPHDKAIFASKAVGEPPLFLASSVFFAIKDAISAARAESGISGPFRLDSPASAERIRNACSDRFTKLCPPAAPGTFTPWSVQV